The Etheostoma cragini isolate CJK2018 chromosome 5, CSU_Ecrag_1.0, whole genome shotgun sequence genome contains a region encoding:
- the pop5 gene encoding ribonuclease P/MRP protein subunit POP5 — protein sequence MVRVKSRYLLCEVNVSDRSRLLLLDDRAIAATVKAAVARIHGDYGAALCSIRFSVKYLNAHTGIVFLRFPKKCYRLLWSALPFITCIETRGQKISCFLNCLHVGGTMRTCQKFLIRYNTQQLHRMLPQCKNEEEKQQVQQAILNCSLTRGNKEAFEEESESEEDEEE from the exons ATGGTGCGTGTGAAGTCCAG GTATTTACTGTGCGAAGTGAACGTGTCGGACCGGAGCCGCCTGTTGTTGCTGGATGACCGAGCTATTGCAGCGACAGTGAAGGCAGCAGTGGCCCGCATACATGGGGACTATGGGGCAGCTCTCTGCAGCATCAGGTTCTCTG tGAAATATCTGAATGCTCATACGGGAATAGTATTCCTGCGCTTCCCCAAAAAGTGTTACAGACTCCTCTGGTCTGCATTGCCTTTCATTACCTGTATTGAAACTCGTGGGCAGAAGATCTCCTGTTTTCTGAACTGTTTGCATGTCGGAG GAACAATGAGAACATGTCAGAAGTTTCTGATCCGATACAACACCCAGCAGCTCCATCGAATGCTCCCTCAGTGTAAAAATGAAG aAGAAAAGCAACAGGTTCAGCAAGCAATTCTAAACTGCTCCCTAACAAGAGGAAACAAGGAAGCATTTGAAGAGGAATCAGAGagtgaggaagatgaagaagagtGA
- the rnf10 gene encoding RING finger protein 10 isoform X2 produces MLESSAALYPELGPRTVHRTETNMEKNPNSSSNTKVPPRSSSTGPTPGDSKPKTEGKNNGGSKRYSRKREPSCPKTDSFQGTRHTNSQKSKAFDKRPPQRGGGRQYGVTGGGRREEVAETRRAEFSPAQFAGPKKISLNHLLNFSFEPRGGNGGFGDGGPSGWGRRNKWGHKHKPFNKELFLQANCQFVVTDDQDYKAHFTDPDTLVNWDCVQQVRIYSHEVPSCPICLYPPLSARITRCGHIFCWPCMLHYLSLSDKSWSKCPICYEAVQTADLKSVVAMETRQYVAGDVITMRLMRREKGALVAMPSSHWVKVEEPVRFGDASLSPYSKLLLTSPMQVVSLVAEEKAVLETQLSQEGDAQGCFIQSALCLLQEQEEMLKQQKAHVGNSLDLSSLTLEEASPMEEVVTICSSTKPVLQYSSAFDDEVAEVPEDVAAELPENPESILESVLEEPPETMMDAAPDLPDEESPASQAESGRPSTSVVHGPFYYFYQADDCQQMFLHPVNVRCLLREYGSLEASPDSITATVVEIVGHTVTEEIRRRHRYLAHLPLTCEFSICELALQPPVLSKETLETFADDLEKRKRLRQKKVRDEKRREKRIEIEENKKQGKYPEVHIGLENLQHFPAFGSPPQSSSLPVQPDFTFAPSSPLSCSPSSAGMIFPSLNGQSSSTIVGSVEDDSHCMSFAQVCMARHQCQISQILR; encoded by the exons atgcTAGAGAGCTCAGCGGCTCTCTACCCGGAGCTCGGCCCCAGAACCGTTCACCGTACGGAAACAAACATGGAGAAAAACCCCAACAGCAGCTCCAACACCAAGGTTCCACCCCGTTCCAGCTCCACAGGGCCAACACCGGGAGATTCTAAACCTAAAACAG aaggaaaaaataatGGAGGCTCTAAGCGCTACAGCCGCAAGCGTGAGCCCTCCTGTCCCAAAACCGACAGTTTCCAAGGCACTCGTCACACCAATTCACAGAAAAGCAAGGCTTTTGACAAGAGACCCCCTCAGAGAGGTGGAGGACGACAGTATGGAGTTACAGGTGGAGGTCGACGTGAGGAG GTAGCAGAGACACGCCGGGCCGAGTTTAGCCCGGCTCAGTTTGCAGGACCGAAAAAAATAAGCCTCAACCACCTGTTAAACTTCTCGTTTGAACCGCGTGGAGGTAACGGTGGTTTCGGAGATGGAGGCCCCTCTGGTTGGGGCCGCCGAAACAAATGGGGCCACAAGCACAAGCCCTTCAACAAGGAACTTTTTCTGCAGGCCAA TTGCCAGTTTGTGGTGACTGATGACCAGGACTACAAGGCTCACTTCACTGATCCAGACACTCTGGTCAACTGGGACTGTGTGCAACAAGTG CGCATCTATAGTCATGAGGTGCCGTCTTGCCCCATCTGCCTCTACCCTCCCCTGTCAGCCCGCATCACCCGGTGTGGACACATCTTCTGCTGGCCGTGCATGCTCCACTACCTGTCTCTTAGTGACAAGAGCTGGTCCAAGTGCCCTATCTGCTATGAGGCGGTTCAAACCGCTGACCTGAAGAG TGTGGTTGCTATGGAGACCCGGCAGTATGTGGCTGGTGACGTAATCACCATGCGCTTGATGCGGAGGGAAAAGGGGGCTCTGGTGGCCATGCCTAGCTCTCATTGGGTGAAGGTGGAAGAGCCTGTTCGCTTTGGAG ATGCAAGTCTTAGCCCGTACTCCAAGCTGCTGCTGACCTCCCCGATGCAGGTTGTGAGCCTGGTGGCAGAGGAAAAGGCTGTCCTGGAGACTCAGCTCAGCCAGGAAGGGGACGCCCAAGGCTGCTTCATCCAGAGCGCCCTCTGTCTCTTGCAG GAGCAAGAGGAAATGCTGAAGCAGCAGAAGGCACATGTAGGCAACAGCCTCGACCTGTCCTCTCTGACTCTGGAAGAAGCTTCTCCTATGGAGGAAGTGGTTACTATATGTAGCAGCACCAAG CCTGTGCTACAGTACAGCTCCGCATTTGATGACGAGGTGGCGGAGGTCCCAGAGGACGTGGCTGCGGAGCTGCCAGAAAACCCTGAAAGTATTTTGGAGAGTGTGCTGGAGGAGCCTCCAGAGACTATGATGGATGCAGCCCCAGACCTGCCTGATGAGGAGAGCCCTGCCAGTCAGGCAGAGTCGGGCCGCCCTTCAACCAGCGTGGTGCACGGACCCTTCTACTACTTCTACCAAG CTGATGACTGCCAGCAGATGTTCCTGCATCCTGTGAATGTACGCTGTCTGTTGCGTGAATACGGCAGTCTGGAGGCCAGTCCTGACTCCATCACTGCCACAGTGGTTGAGATAGTGGGACACACAGTCACTGAG GAGATCCGTCGTCGGCATCGCTATCTTGCTCATCTGCCACTCACTTGCGAGTTCAGCATCTGTGAGTTAGCCCTGCAGCCACCGGTCCTGTCCAAAGAAACTCTGGAAACATTTGCAG ATGACTTGGAGAAGAGAAAGCGTCTGAGGCAGAAGAAAGTAAGGGATGAGAAGCGCAGAGAGAAGCGAATTGAAATTGAAGAGAACAAGAAGCAGGGTAAAT ATCCTGAGGTGCATATTGGATTGGAGAACCTTCAGCATTTCCCAGCATTTGGGTCTCCTCCTCAGAGCAGCAGCCTCCCAGTGCAGCCCGACTTCACATTTGCTCCCTCTTCACCTCTCAGCTGCAGTCCGTCCTCTG ctGGGATGATATTCCCAAGTCTGAATGGGCAAAGCTCTTCAACCATTGTGGGTAGTGTGGA